From one Psilocybe cubensis strain MGC-MH-2018 chromosome 13, whole genome shotgun sequence genomic stretch:
- a CDS encoding putative histidinol-phosphatase — MSDGSASSTVQGTAASAASQPLQSEKITSQNIPPNEFETVENDSRDVEPIFDTGKDAWMTVCGAWMIQFCTYGYVSAFGVYQDYYSRNFLSQNTPSEISWIGSTQLFLQYAAGIFVGRAFDAGYFHRMIELGTLLQILSMCMLSLARQHHYYEVFLAQALGMGIGQSLLFLPSLTILGHHFKRRRALATGISVSGSSIGGIVWPILLNQLSQHTSFANAIRTTAALNGLMLVASYFLMKTRPIFNTSERTTPNFGVIFKDAAYLVSVASAFCINIGIFFPYFYLQLFSIDLGISKNLSFYSIAILNVGSFFGRLLPSLLADRVGVYNMLLPSLVVASALVFVLFGVSNFAGVILFGLFYGFWSGAYVSLIPSLLAQLSTHPGEHGTRMGTAFSIVAISVLIGTPIEGSLLHTDGEKQVWHRSIIFCGMPYSHHSHSGQFCKHASGLLEDVVQEAIRQRFEVYGLTEHVPRYRDVDLYPEEKDVSLETLSNQFNDFLEEAHRLKSLYASKLTLLVGLETEYITDLDLRNLETLLKNLGNRVEYLVGSIHHVNGFPIDFDYPTYQRALTSFTDCAEEDRQEALLLAYFDAQYELLQRFKPEIVGHFDLCRLYTPTLRFIDYPRVTEKIERNIRFAVEYGALFEINAAAFRKNWHTAYPGEDIIIRSHAGRFALSDDSHGPHAVGLNYHRLPEYLHSVGISELWYLKATDLPNAAGRFIHPVKLDEKWLIHDFWRQKSS, encoded by the exons ATGTCTGACGGTAGCGCGTCGTCAACGGTCCAAGGCACTGCAGCCAGCGCTGCGTCTCAGCCACTGCAATCGGAAAAAATAACGTCGCAAAACATTCCACCGAACGAATTTGAAACAGTGGAAAACGATTCGAGGGACGTGGAGCCCATTTTTGACACGGGGAAGGATGCATGGATGACGGTGTGCGGAGC GTGGATGATACAGTTTTGTACCTATGG CTACGTCTCAGCCTTCGGGGTCTACCAGGATTACTATAGTAGAAATTTCCTGTCCCAAAACACTCCTTCAGAGATTAG TTGGATTGGAAGCACTCAACTATTTCTGCAGTATGCAGCCGGAATATTCGTCGGTCGAGCATTTGATGCGGGATACTT TCACCGCATGATTGAGCTAGGCACGTTACTACAAATTTTGTCGATGTGCATGCTATCTTTAGCACGCCAGCATCATTACTACGAG GTATTTTTAGCACAAGCGCTTGGAATGGGGATAGGGCAGTcgctccttttccttccgtCTTTGACGATCCTTGGGCACCACTTTAAACGTCGCCGGGCGTTGGCTACCGGAATATCAGTATCG GGTTCTTCCATTGGAGGAATCGTATGGCCCATCCTGCTGAACCAACTAAGCCAACATACCTCGTTTGCCAATGCCATCCGAACAACTGCAGCTTTGAATGGGTTAATGCTCGTGGCATCATATTTTCTTATGAAAACGAGGCCAATTTTTAACACCTCCGAGCGAACAACACCCAATTTTGGGGTTATTTTCAAAGATGCAGCGTACCTTGTGTCCGTCGCTTC GGCATTCTGCATAAACATCGGTATCTTTTTCCCCT ATTTCTATCTACAGTTATTCTCCATAGATCTTGGTATCAGCAAAAACCTTTCGTTCTATTCC ATCGCCATTCTGAATGTTGGAAGTTTTTTCGGGAGGCTGCTACCGAGCTTGCTGGCTGACAGGGTGGGGGTTTACAACATGCTTCTTCCATCGCTCGTCGTCGCTTCAGCGCTAGTGTTCGTATTGTTTGGCGTATCAAACTTTGCTGGAGTCATATTGTTTGGCTTGTTCTATGGGTTCTGGTCTGGCGCAT ACGTCTCGCTCATACCTTCTCTACTTGCACAACTCAGCACACATCCCGGAGAACATGG GACTCGTATGGGGACAGCGTTCTCCATCGTTGCCATATCTGTCCTTATTGGGACACCCATTGAGGGCAGTCTGCTTCACACAGATGGCGAGAAACAGGTTTGGCATAGATCTATTATTTTCTGCGGG ATGCCATACAGCCATCATTCTCACTCTGGCCAATTCTGCAAGCACGCCTCGGGTTTACTAGAAGATGTCGTTCAAGAAGCCATTCGCCAACGGTTCGAAGTTTACGGCCTGACCGAACATGTTCCTCGATATCGGGATGTTGACTTGTATCCTGAAGAG AAAGATGTGTCACTTGAGACGTTATCCAATCAGTTCAACGATTTCTTGGAAGAAGCGCATCGTCTGAAATCATTATACGCATCCAAACTCACCCTGTTAGTGGGTTTAGAGACAGAGTATATCACAGATTTGGACCTTAGGAATCTGGAAACTCTATTGAAAAATCTGGGGAACCGTGTGGAATACCTCGTTGGGTCCATTCATCACGTCAACGGATTCCCGATCGACTTCGACTATCCTACCTATCAGCGCGCACTTACGAGTTTTACGGACTGTGCAGAGGAAGACCGTCAAGAAGCACTCCTCTTAGCCTATTTCGATGCACAGTACGAACTACTACAGCGCTTCAAGCCCGAAATTGTTGGACATTTCGATTTATGCCGTCTTTACACTCCAACACTTCGATTTATTGATTATCCACGCGTCACCGAAAAGATTGAGCGGAATATTCGTTTTGCCGTGGAATATGGTGCGCTATTCGAAATCAATGCAGCGGCCTTCAGGAAGAACTGGCATACCGCCTATCCTGGGGAAGATATT ATAATCCGCAGCCATGCAGGGCGCTTTGCACTGTCTGATGATAGTCATGGGCCGCACGCTGTCGGACTGAACTACCACCGCCTTCCCGAGTACCTGCACTCTGTAGGCATCTCCGAACTCTGGTACCTCAAAGCCACAGACTTGCCGAATGCTGCCGGGAGATTCATTCACCCCGTCAAACTTGACGAAAAATGGTTAATCCATGATTTTTGGCGTCAAAAATCGTCTTGA